The following are encoded together in the Leuconostoc mesenteroides subsp. mesenteroides ATCC 8293 genome:
- a CDS encoding ROK family protein: MGLLGAIEAGGTKFVVAVADHDYNIVERTSFPTLDGQKTVEQVIAFFDKFDDIDAIGIAAFGPIDIVEGSTTYGHVLDTPKRGWSGYDFLGAMKDWRDIPYYWTTDVNGAGWAEFETGAAKDVNNMVYLTVGTGVGAGIVSGGKLVAGYGHPEAGHIFLQKHPLDKYEGHCPFHGDNCLEGLAAGPAIEERWGRSAKEIPDDDVAWKIEAFYLAQAALDYTMILRPEKIVFGGGVPHREILFPLIRESFAEQMSDYLAVPDLDEYIVPVANGDNAGILGCFYLAKTLL; encoded by the coding sequence ATGGGTTTATTAGGAGCAATTGAAGCAGGTGGAACGAAGTTTGTGGTCGCTGTTGCGGATCACGATTATAATATTGTTGAGAGAACATCATTCCCTACACTTGATGGTCAAAAAACAGTAGAGCAAGTCATCGCTTTTTTTGATAAGTTTGACGACATCGACGCAATTGGTATTGCAGCTTTTGGACCAATTGACATTGTAGAGGGATCAACAACATATGGTCACGTTCTAGATACACCAAAACGCGGGTGGTCAGGATATGATTTTCTGGGTGCAATGAAAGACTGGCGTGATATTCCTTACTATTGGACTACTGACGTTAATGGCGCAGGATGGGCTGAGTTTGAAACTGGTGCAGCTAAAGATGTTAATAACATGGTTTATTTGACAGTTGGTACTGGTGTAGGTGCAGGAATTGTCTCTGGTGGCAAGTTAGTTGCTGGATATGGACATCCTGAAGCAGGACATATTTTCTTACAAAAGCATCCTCTTGATAAATATGAAGGTCATTGCCCATTCCATGGCGATAATTGTTTGGAAGGCTTAGCTGCTGGTCCAGCAATTGAAGAGCGTTGGGGACGTAGTGCGAAGGAAATTCCAGATGATGATGTTGCCTGGAAGATTGAAGCCTTCTATCTTGCGCAAGCAGCCCTTGATTATACAATGATTTTACGCCCTGAAAAAATTGTTTTTGGTGGCGGTGTACCTCATCGTGAAATCTTATTCCCATTAATTCGCGAAAGTTTTGCTGAGCAAATGAGTGATTATTTAGCAGTTCCTGATTTGGATGAATACATCGTACCCGTTGCTAATGGCGATAATGCCGGCATCTTGGGTTGCTTCTATTTGGCAAAAACATTACTTTAA
- a CDS encoding sucrose-specific PTS transporter subunit IIBC gives MDHNKVAKRIADAVGKDNIVAAAHCATRLRLVIKDVKKIDQDALDNDSDLKGTFNANGQYQIIVGPGDVNGVYDEFVKITGVEQASTADLKKIAAQSGKRNPLMDLVKVLSDIFVPLIPALVAGGLLMALNNILTGEGMFGAKSLVEMFPQITGLAEMINLMASAPFAFLPILIGITATRRFGGNEILGAAAGMMLVMPSLVNGYNVAEAVATGKMPTWDLFGLSVAQAGYQGQVLPVIGVAFILANLEKFFHKHLKGAIDFTFTPMLSIILTGFITFIVVGPVLRIVSNGITDSLTWLVTTFGFIGYGVFGTFYSAIVITGLHQSFPAIETQLLADVAKTGGDFIFPIAAASNVAQGAATFAIYFLSKGDEKVRALASSSGASAMLGITEPAMFGVNLKYKFPFFIALGSAGISSLVMGLFQVMSSSLGPAGIIGFIAIPANKWVGFFIAIALSFVIAFTATLAYGRSHMPVSKSGNRLANPVVTEHEAGFEVDAPVSGHLIPLADVPDNVFSTGMMGKGVAIEPSDGTIYAPADGEITVAYQTKHAYGLTTDDGVEILIHIGLDTVNLEGQGFESFVTQGQKVKKGDKLGTFDTNTIKKAGYPVTTMVIITNTKAFNDVAVDEAFDNDIQAGHQIITAIPKTSDSAVGAPA, from the coding sequence ATGGATCATAATAAAGTAGCAAAGCGTATTGCCGATGCTGTCGGCAAGGACAATATTGTAGCCGCTGCACATTGTGCTACGCGTTTACGATTGGTGATCAAAGATGTTAAAAAGATCGATCAGGATGCCTTGGACAACGATTCCGATCTTAAAGGAACATTTAACGCTAACGGACAATATCAAATTATTGTTGGACCAGGCGATGTTAATGGTGTTTACGATGAATTTGTTAAAATTACCGGTGTTGAGCAAGCTTCAACTGCTGATTTGAAAAAAATTGCAGCACAATCAGGAAAAAGAAATCCTTTGATGGATTTGGTTAAAGTATTGTCAGATATATTTGTTCCTTTGATTCCAGCTCTGGTTGCCGGCGGTCTATTGATGGCATTGAATAACATTCTAACTGGTGAGGGAATGTTTGGCGCCAAATCTTTGGTTGAAATGTTTCCGCAAATCACAGGTTTAGCAGAAATGATCAATCTGATGGCTTCTGCACCGTTTGCATTCTTGCCGATTTTGATAGGAATTACAGCAACAAGACGTTTTGGAGGAAACGAAATTCTCGGAGCAGCTGCTGGTATGATGTTAGTTATGCCTAGTTTAGTCAACGGATATAATGTTGCCGAAGCGGTTGCCACTGGGAAGATGCCAACATGGGACTTGTTTGGTTTGTCAGTTGCGCAAGCTGGTTATCAAGGTCAAGTGTTACCGGTGATCGGTGTGGCATTCATCTTAGCTAACTTGGAAAAGTTTTTCCATAAGCACTTGAAAGGTGCTATTGACTTTACGTTTACACCGATGTTGTCTATCATATTAACTGGGTTTATCACATTTATTGTTGTGGGTCCGGTATTACGAATTGTCTCTAATGGTATTACTGATAGCTTGACATGGTTGGTTACGACGTTTGGCTTTATTGGTTACGGGGTCTTTGGTACATTCTACTCTGCTATTGTTATTACTGGTTTACATCAGAGTTTTCCGGCAATCGAAACACAGTTGTTGGCAGATGTTGCTAAAACAGGTGGTGATTTCATTTTCCCTATTGCCGCTGCATCTAACGTGGCACAAGGAGCTGCAACATTTGCTATTTATTTCTTAAGCAAAGGGGATGAAAAAGTACGGGCATTGGCTTCATCATCAGGTGCTTCAGCCATGCTGGGTATTACTGAACCAGCAATGTTTGGTGTTAACTTAAAATATAAGTTTCCATTTTTCATCGCTCTGGGATCAGCAGGAATTTCAAGCTTAGTAATGGGATTGTTCCAAGTGATGTCATCGTCGCTGGGACCAGCTGGTATAATTGGCTTTATTGCTATTCCAGCTAACAAATGGGTAGGATTCTTCATCGCCATTGCGTTATCATTCGTGATTGCTTTTACAGCAACCCTAGCTTACGGTCGTTCACACATGCCAGTTTCTAAGTCAGGTAATAGACTAGCAAATCCAGTAGTTACTGAACATGAAGCAGGTTTTGAGGTCGATGCACCTGTTTCAGGTCATTTAATACCGTTAGCTGATGTCCCAGATAATGTTTTCTCAACTGGAATGATGGGCAAGGGTGTAGCAATCGAACCGAGTGATGGTACGATTTACGCGCCGGCCGATGGTGAAATTACAGTAGCTTATCAAACAAAACATGCCTATGGATTGACGACGGATGATGGGGTTGAGATATTAATTCATATTGGCTTAGATACGGTTAATCTTGAAGGTCAGGGATTTGAAAGCTTTGTAACGCAAGGACAAAAAGTTAAAAAAGGTGATAAATTAGGTACCTTTGATACGAATACTATCAAAAAAGCTGGATATCCTGTTACAACTATGGTCATTATCACGAACACAAAAGCATTTAATGATGTTGCGGTAGATGAAGCTTTCGATAATGATATCCAAGCAGGCCATCAGATTATAACGGCCATACCAAAAACTAGTGATTCAGCTGTTGGTGCGCCAGCATAA
- a CDS encoding LacI family DNA-binding transcriptional regulator: MEKKLTITDIANMAQVAKSTVSRYLNGGPVSAKTREKINKVVTENNYQPNTFAQSLKQKVNHTIGVIVPRLDSSAQVEMLRGLDDANENDTFLIVNTYQSTKRELAAIEKLRTQNVGGLIVLTANLNDELRNALTEFDAPVVIQGQEEPNFHRVVMNDLQAGTVVGEFAASLHPQNTLLLKIDETMDWAIGHDRFLNIRKKLSTSKVTVVDSKFSIAEAKIAAQQAMQSQNFDLIIGATDRITIGALQAGLATGQNAQYIGFGRSDLSTTVTPNLTSFEYDFYQTGKKIYELFCTVRDTNPSNTIRTVLDGELVVRDSTEK, from the coding sequence ATGGAAAAAAAATTGACAATAACTGATATTGCTAATATGGCTCAAGTAGCAAAAAGCACTGTCTCCCGCTATTTGAATGGCGGACCGGTCAGTGCTAAAACACGTGAAAAAATAAACAAAGTTGTTACCGAAAATAATTACCAGCCCAATACCTTTGCGCAAAGTTTAAAACAGAAAGTCAATCACACGATAGGTGTGATTGTGCCTCGGCTCGATTCATCCGCCCAAGTTGAAATGCTCCGTGGGCTAGATGATGCAAACGAAAATGATACTTTCTTGATCGTCAATACCTATCAATCGACTAAACGTGAGCTCGCTGCTATTGAAAAATTACGTACACAAAATGTTGGTGGCTTGATTGTTTTAACAGCTAATTTAAACGACGAGTTACGTAACGCATTAACTGAATTTGATGCACCAGTAGTTATCCAAGGACAAGAAGAACCTAACTTTCATCGCGTAGTCATGAACGATCTGCAAGCCGGAACTGTTGTCGGTGAATTTGCTGCATCACTGCATCCTCAAAATACTTTACTGTTAAAAATTGATGAAACAATGGATTGGGCCATTGGTCATGATCGTTTTCTCAATATTAGAAAAAAACTGTCAACTAGCAAGGTGACTGTCGTTGATTCAAAGTTCAGCATAGCAGAAGCAAAAATAGCCGCACAACAAGCGATGCAGTCCCAAAATTTTGATTTAATTATTGGCGCGACTGATCGCATCACAATCGGTGCTCTTCAAGCTGGTTTAGCAACTGGACAAAATGCCCAATATATTGGATTTGGTAGATCCGATTTAAGTACGACCGTTACACCAAACTTAACTAGCTTTGAATATGATTTTTACCAAACTGGGAAAAAAATTTATGAACTGTTTTGTACTGTACGCGATACCAACCCATCTAACACTATACGTACTGTGTTAGATGGTGAACTCGTTGTGCGTGATTCAACAGAGAAATAA
- a CDS encoding M15 family metallopeptidase — protein sequence MQRNVGKKLKKHLLLIVLVIMLIVVVVICFFNTKQPIKNTGKIAKTSSVKKVDDLPKGVKTTDWNLVLVNKNHSYQTELNFTKVTVDSKQIDQRIAQALANFRSAAQKAGYATTLVSGYRSIAYQTTVYNNSISQYESNGMSATEAKRLTESVIQVPGSSEHQTGQAVDLAGNDALAAYPSLEAGMDKFKSQQWLMKHAPEYGFILRYPSDSQSIKETGIDYESWHFRYVGVSNATYITNHHLTLEKYIQTLKKAGR from the coding sequence ATGCAACGGAATGTCGGGAAGAAGCTTAAAAAGCATCTGCTTTTAATTGTGTTGGTTATTATGCTGATTGTTGTGGTTGTTATTTGTTTTTTTAATACTAAACAACCAATCAAGAACACTGGAAAGATCGCTAAAACGTCTTCTGTAAAAAAAGTAGATGATTTACCAAAAGGTGTAAAAACGACAGATTGGAATTTAGTATTAGTCAATAAAAATCATTCCTATCAGACAGAATTGAACTTTACGAAGGTTACTGTCGATAGTAAACAAATTGATCAACGAATCGCACAAGCCCTTGCAAATTTTCGTTCAGCAGCTCAAAAGGCTGGTTACGCGACAACCTTAGTATCGGGATATCGTTCCATTGCATATCAAACCACTGTGTATAACAATTCAATTAGTCAATATGAATCAAATGGGATGAGCGCGACAGAGGCCAAAAGACTGACTGAGTCCGTAATTCAGGTACCAGGATCCTCGGAACACCAAACGGGACAAGCAGTTGATTTAGCAGGTAATGACGCCTTGGCTGCATATCCCTCTTTAGAAGCAGGTATGGATAAATTCAAATCACAGCAGTGGTTGATGAAACACGCACCGGAATATGGATTTATCCTACGTTATCCGAGTGATAGTCAGTCTATAAAGGAGACGGGGATTGACTATGAATCTTGGCACTTTAGATACGTTGGTGTGTCCAATGCAACATATATTACTAATCATCACCTCACGCTAGAAAAATATATTCAAACTTTGAAAAAGGCGGGTAGATGA
- a CDS encoding glycoside hydrolase family 32 protein produces MFIKDDINHFEKYHLYPTQGLLNDPNGLIYFKGQYHVFFQWNPHACNHKYKEWGHFVSNDLKTWTRLETALKPSLPDMDSAGIYSGTAFVKDDKLYVFYTGNVRDESGRSVASHQMWAVSEDGIHFEKLGELFPHPEGFTKDVRDPKVWQGRNGRYYLMVGARSNENIGDILIYESENFSQWQLHGSLIEGELTDIRGYMIECPDLIEIDGKQILMFSPQGLPADEENYRYQNIHNTGYVVGTFDEETLHFKPETSFKEVDKGFEFYAPQTMHTNEGRKIMWGWAGMMTPEREASTPTIASNNWVHVLTIPRELHVTSDNLLTQTPISEILHTKPLTNFGAINVGQYTIDSHDNWTLSFGENMTLVRNKNQLILSRRQWENGEIEKRLVVGDINHTLLIVDTDIIEVFTNNNQSVMTARYF; encoded by the coding sequence ATGTTTATTAAAGATGACATCAATCATTTTGAAAAATATCATTTATATCCAACACAAGGATTATTGAATGATCCAAATGGACTTATATATTTTAAAGGACAATATCATGTGTTTTTCCAATGGAATCCACATGCTTGTAACCACAAATATAAGGAATGGGGACATTTTGTTTCAAACGACTTGAAAACATGGACTCGTTTAGAAACAGCTTTAAAGCCTTCACTTCCAGACATGGACTCAGCTGGAATATATTCTGGTACAGCATTTGTTAAAGATGATAAGTTATATGTCTTCTATACAGGTAATGTTCGCGATGAATCTGGCCGGAGTGTGGCGTCTCATCAAATGTGGGCCGTTAGTGAGGATGGGATTCACTTTGAAAAACTTGGTGAACTATTCCCTCATCCAGAAGGTTTTACAAAAGATGTTAGAGATCCTAAAGTTTGGCAGGGGAGAAACGGGCGATACTATTTGATGGTAGGTGCACGATCAAATGAAAATATAGGTGACATTCTTATTTATGAATCGGAAAACTTTAGTCAGTGGCAATTACATGGTTCGTTAATTGAAGGTGAATTAACTGATATTCGTGGCTATATGATTGAATGTCCAGATTTAATTGAGATAGATGGTAAGCAAATTTTAATGTTTTCACCGCAAGGATTACCAGCGGATGAAGAGAACTATCGCTATCAAAACATTCATAACACAGGTTATGTTGTCGGTACTTTTGATGAAGAGACGTTACATTTTAAACCAGAAACTTCCTTTAAGGAAGTTGACAAGGGATTTGAATTTTATGCGCCACAAACCATGCATACCAATGAGGGCCGTAAAATAATGTGGGGATGGGCTGGTATGATGACACCAGAACGTGAAGCTTCGACTCCAACGATTGCTAGCAACAATTGGGTTCATGTGTTAACGATTCCACGCGAATTACACGTGACGTCGGACAATCTTTTGACACAGACACCTATTTCAGAAATTTTGCATACAAAACCTTTGACGAACTTTGGTGCTATTAATGTAGGTCAATATACAATTGATTCTCACGACAATTGGACATTATCTTTTGGTGAAAATATGACTTTAGTTCGAAACAAAAATCAACTTATATTATCACGTCGGCAGTGGGAAAATGGTGAAATTGAAAAAAGGCTGGTTGTAGGAGATATTAATCACACATTATTAATTGTTGACACAGATATTATTGAAGTGTTTACAAACAATAATCAATCAGTCATGACGGCACGTTATTTTTAA
- a CDS encoding deoxynucleoside kinase — MIVLSGTIGAGKTSLTKMLAKHLDSQAFYESVDDNPILPLFYQNPKKYGFLLQIYFLNKRLEQIKRAQVDAKNILDRSIFEDALLFQLTADLNRATQTEVDIYQSLVNNMMAEIPGSATSKDPDLLIHVRVSFDTMLARIKKRGRSFEQVEANPGLYDYYKELNSRYDDWFAAYDRSPKIQIDGDHFDFVENEESGAKVLDMIDAKLAQTGVLSF; from the coding sequence ATGATTGTACTATCAGGCACCATCGGCGCTGGCAAAACGAGTTTAACGAAAATGTTGGCAAAACATTTAGATTCACAGGCGTTTTATGAAAGTGTTGATGATAATCCAATTTTGCCATTATTTTACCAAAACCCTAAAAAATATGGTTTTTTGCTGCAAATTTATTTTTTAAACAAAAGGCTAGAACAAATAAAAAGAGCCCAAGTGGATGCCAAAAATATTTTAGATCGTTCTATTTTTGAAGATGCTTTACTATTCCAATTGACAGCTGATTTGAATCGCGCAACGCAAACTGAGGTAGATATATATCAGTCATTGGTTAATAATATGATGGCTGAAATTCCTGGTAGTGCAACGTCTAAGGATCCTGATTTATTAATTCATGTTCGTGTTAGTTTTGATACTATGCTCGCAAGAATCAAAAAGCGTGGTCGTTCATTTGAGCAAGTTGAAGCAAATCCGGGATTATATGACTACTACAAAGAACTTAATTCACGTTATGATGATTGGTTTGCGGCGTACGACCGATCACCAAAAATCCAGATTGATGGTGACCATTTTGATTTTGTGGAAAATGAAGAGTCAGGTGCAAAAGTCTTGGACATGATTGATGCTAAACTAGCACAAACTGGTGTACTATCATTTTGA